The Planctellipticum variicoloris DNA window CATCGAAGAGATGGACAAGGAATTCTCGATTTACGAGGTTCCGGTCGGACTGGTGGAACATGGGCTCGATCAGCTCATCGTCGACCGGCTCGGGCTGCAGACGCGTCCGGGGAACATGGATGACTGGGAAGACCTGGTGCATCGGATCAAGAATCCGCAGCACGAAGTCACCGTCGCGGTCGTCGGCAAGTACATCGAACATCGCGACGCCTACAAGTCGATCTACGAGGCGCTCGATCACGCCGGAATCGCTCACTCCACGCGAGTGGTCGTGAAGCGGATCGAAGCGGAAGATCTCGAACGCCAGGACCCGGCGACGGCGCTGGCAGGAGTGGACGGCATTCTGGTGCCGGGCGGTTTCGGCATGCGCGGCGTCGAAGGGAAGATCCGGGCCTGCCAGTTCGCCCGGACCCAGAAGATTCCGTACTTCGGGATCTGTCTGGGGATGCAGATCGCCGTCATCGAAGTCGCCCGCAACCTGCTCGGGCTGCCGGACGCCAACAGCACGGAGTTCGCGGCCGATACCGGCAACCCGGTGATCTGCCTGCTGGAAGAGCAAAAGTCGGTGACCACCAAGGGGGGGACGATGCGGCTGGGCGCCCAGCCCTGCGTGCTCGCCGAAGGGTCGCTCGCGGCCCGCTGCTACGGCGTGCCCGAAGTCTCCGAGCGGCACCGGCACCGCTACGAATTCAATCCCGATTACCGCGACCAGTTCACCAATGCCGGGCTAGCTCAAAGCGGTAAAAGCCCGGACGGGAAGCTTGTGGAAGTCGTCGAGATCCCGGCTCACCCGTGGTTCGTCGCCGTGCAGTTCCATCCCGAGTTCAAGTCGAAGCCGATGCAGGCCCACCCGCTGTTCCACGGCTTCATCGGTGCGGCGCTGGCCCGGCATCAGGAGCGGGCTTCGAACGCGACGTGAGGAAATGCTCCGGAAGAGGAGGATTTGCCGCGGAGGTCGCGGAGAAGAAATCAGGAGAGTGAAAAGTGAGTATTGAGTAGTGATGAGTGTAAAGTGACGGAGAACGTGATCCGCTGCCGGGTGGCGACTCCTTCATTTTGCACGACTCATTCATCACTACTCACTTTTCACTTTCCGGATCTTCTCGGTCTCCGCGTCCTCCGCGCCTCCGCGGTAAAACTTCTTCCTGATTCGAAGCGCAAGCCAGCTTCGCCGGCGGCTATTTGCCGATGCAGAATTTGCTGAAGATGCGGCCCAGCAGATCGTCGGAGTAGACGACGCCGAGGATCTGGCCGAGTCCGTCGAGAGCGTCGCGGAGCTCGACGGCGAGCAGTTCGTCGCCGGCGGTCGGCTGGCTCGCGACATCCTCGGCGCGCGCGAGGGCGGCGGCGGTAGCGGAGAGCGTTTCGCGACAGCGGGCGGCGGTCATCCCGAGCCACTGCGGGCCGCGGGCGGCTGAGGAAGTCAGCTTCTGCGTCATCTTCGCCGCGAGCTCGGCAAGCCCGGCTTCGTTGTGGATGCTGACCGGAAGCGCCTCGGGAACTCCGGGCGGGGACTTTGCCAGATCGGCCTTGGTGAGGAGGCGAATCGCCGGGATCGACCCATCCGCCAGAGCCAGCCAGAGCTGTTCTTCGGCGTCGCGCTGGTCGTTGTCGAGGTCGGCGGCCGTGCACCAGAGGAGCAGGTCGGCCCGATTGGTCTGGTCGGCCCGCTGCCATTGCGCCGCTGCGGCGATCCCTTCAAGCGTCGCTTCCCAGCCGGCGGTATCGATCAGGTCGAAGTCGAGCCCCTGCCACGACACCGGGCGGATGAGGAAGTCGCGCGTCGTCCCCTCCACCGCCGAGACGATCGCGGCGTCCGTCCCGCAGAGGTGATTGAAGAGCGTGCTCTTGCCGGCGTTAGGGAGTCCGGCGAGGACGATCCGCGGTCGCCAGCGGGATTGCAGGCGGTCGGCCGCCTGTTCGCACAGGGACTCGACGACATGGCGGGCGACCGCCACGCGGGCGGTCAGTTCGGCCCGGCTGACGAATTCAATGTCCTCTTCAATGAAATCCAGGCCGGCTTCGAGATCGGCGAGCAGCTCGATGAGATCGTGCCGGAGTTTTCCGAGCTGGCCTGAGAGTCCTCCGCCGAGCTGGGAGAGGGCGGTCTGGAGCTCGCGGTGATCGTGGGCGTCGATCACGCCGAGGACCGCCTCGGCCTGTAGGAGATCCATGCGTCCCGCCAGGAATGCGCGGAGCGTGAATTCGCCCGGGCGGGCGCCGCGGACGCCGGTCGAGCTCTGCAGCAGATCCCCGAGAACCGCTTCAAGGAGGGGCGTCGAGCCCGGCAGATGCAGCTCCGCCAGCGGCTCGCCGGTGTAGCTCCGTTTCGTGGGCCACCAGTAAACGCGTCCGGGGATCGGCGTACGAATCGACGGGGCATGAATGTCGAGCGGCGCGCTCTCCGCCCGCCGGGCGCTGGCGAGCGGGGAGGCGGCAAAATCGGGGCTGAGCATCCGCAACGCGGCGGCGGTCCCAGCCCCGCTGATGCGGAGAATACCGCGGGCCGCGCCTCCCGGAGCGGAGGCGAGAGCAGCGATCGTATCGTCGAGGTGGAGGTCCATGCGGCGTAGGGTCGGGAATCGCGTCGCGGCCGTCAAGGAATCGGAAAGTGCCCAGGCAAAGAATGGCCGGGCCCGCCCGGCCATTCTTCCTCCGGCGATTCGCTCGAAATGTCAAATGTCGAAGGTGGCGTCACTTGTAGGGCGGGCTGTGCCCACCATTCCCTTGCGAAGATCATGGAATCGGTGGGCACAGCCCACCCTGCGGCCTTACCCGACCAGCTCCGGCGGAGCCTTGGCGATTCCTTCAACCCCGATCAATCGCTGGTCGAGGCCCTGCCAGGGGTACGTCAGCTTCCAGGGGTCGAGGCCGAGCTGGCCGAGGATGACCGCCTGCAGGTCGCGGACGGTCATCGGGTTCTCGGTGATGTAGTAGCCGATGTCGTCCGTCTGACCATAAGTCTGTCCGCCACGGACTCCTCCCCCCGCCATCAACATGGTGAAGGCATACGGGTGATGGTCCCGGCCGACGAACGGTTGTTTGGGGGAGTTCTGTGCCATCGGCGTCCGGCCGAATTCGCCCCCCCAGACGATGAGGGTTTCATCGAGCAGCCCGCGCTGCTTGAGATCCTTGATCAATCCCGTCAGCGCGCGGTCGATCTGCTGAATCTTGATCGGCAGCGTATTGGTGATGTCTTCGCCGGGGCTGACGCCGTGGTGGTCCCAGCCCCAGTCGTAGAGCTGCACAAAGCGGACGCCCGCTTCGACGAGTCGACGAGCCAGCAGGCAATTGTTCGCGAAGGCGGCATCGCCCCCCTTGTAGGCGACGCGCGGATCGGCCGCCGCATCCGACTCCGGAACAAAGCCCGGCACCGCGCCATACAAATCGAGAATATGCTGCGGTTCGCGCGAGATATCCATCACCTCCGGGACCGCCATCTGCATGCGAAATGCCAGCTCGTATTGCGCGATCCGGGTGACGGTTTCGGCGTCGCCGAAAGACTCCGCCTGAAACTGATTCAATTGGGCCAGGGCGTCGAGCGTTTCCCGCCGGCCAGCTCGATCGAGCCCCGCCGGGTTCGAAAGAAATAGCACGGGATCGCCCGGCGAGCGACACTGGACCCCCTGGTAAACCGACGGCAGAAAGCCGCTCCCCCAGACGCTCTTCCCGGCGTCGGGAGTCTTGCCGCCGCTGGTCAGGACCACGAAACCGGGGAGGTTCTCGTTCTCGGAACCGAGTCCGTACGTCGACCAGGCGCCCATCGAGGCGCCTCCCAGCAGCGACGTCCCCGTATGAAGCAGGAGCTGAGCCGGAGCGTGATTGAACTGCTCGGTATTGAGTGACTTCACCACGGCGACGTCGTCGATGACTTCCGGCAGATGCTTCCACAACTCGCTTAGCTCGATCCCCGCCTGCCCGTGCTTCTGAAACGAGAAGGGCGAAGCCAGCATGTTCGGCACGCCGCGGATGAAGGCGAAGCGTTTGCCCTCCAGGTATTCCTTCGGGCAGGGCTGGCCGTCGTACTTCTTCAGGGCGGGCTTGTGGTCGAACAGATCGAGCTGACTCGGGCTGCCGGCCATGTGCAGGTAGATCACATGCTTGGCCCGCGCCGGCAGCGGCGGCTGTCGCGGCCGCAGCGGATTCGCATCGTCTGCCGCAGCCGCCGGCCTCTCGCCGGCCAGCAGCGACCCCAGGGCCATCGCGCCGAGACCGACGCCGCAGTTCTGGAAGAAATGCCGGCGGGTGGCGGCACGCGCAATTTCGTGAGACAGCGGCAGCATGGCGGCAGTGATCCGAAATGGATGAGGTTGCTTGAGGACTTAGTCGCATGCGAGTGGCCGGGGCAGGAGCGTCTTCGCGATGCCCCGGTCTTTCGGCCTCTGGCATCAAGACCGGGGCTTCCCTTCGGTCCAGCCCCGGCCACCCGTTATCGAACGTGAAACGCCATTCCCTGAAACAGGAACCGAACTAACTTCGCGTCAGAAACTCGTCGAGATTCAGAATCACGTTGCAGACCGCCGTCAGGGCGGCCAGTTCGGCGACGTCCGCACCCGCCGGAGCTGGGCCGAGCGGATCGGTGGCGAACTTTCCGGCTTCCTCCGGAGCGGTTCGATAGTGCTGCAGCCGTTTCTGGTACAGCTCCGCCAGCACCCGCATCTCGCGGGGCTGAGCCGGGCGGAGCAGCGTCCGCTCCAGGGCGAACGCGACGCGGGTTTCGAGAGTCTCGCCCCCCTCGGCGATCATCCGGCGCGCCAGGTGCTGCGCCGCTTCGATGTAGACCTGATCGTTCAGCGTCACCAGCGCCTGCAGCGGCGTATTCGTGCTGATCCGTCGCACCGTGCAGAGCTCGCGGCTGGGGGCGTCGAACGTGGTCATCGCGGGATAGGGAGACGTCCGCTTGATAAAGGTGTAAAGCCCGCGGCGGTGGCGGTCTTCGCCGGGGCTGGTTTCCCACTTGTCGGTGCTGTAGGTCGATTTCCAGATGCCCTCGGGCTGGTAAGGCATGACCGAGGGGCCGAGGCGTTTGGAGCTTAGCAGGCCCGTCGCCGCCAGCGTCGTATCGCGGATCATTTCAGCCTCCAGCCGGAACCGCGGGCCGCGGGCCAGCAGGTGGTTGAAGCGGTCCCGCTCGCGAAGCTCCGCCGAGACTGTCGACGACTGCTGATACGTTCTCGACATCACAATCGTCTTGCAGAGCTTCTTGAACGACCAGCCGCGGTCCATGAAATCGACTGCCAACCAGTCGAGCAGCTCCGGATGCGAAGGGGGGAGCCCCTGTGAACCGAAGTCTTCCTGAGTCTCCACCAGCCCGGTCCCGAAAAGTTGCGCCCAGACGCGGTTGACGGCGACGCGGGCAGTCAACGGGTTCTGCCGGTCCGTGAGCCATTGCGCCAGACCGAGCCGGTTGAGCGGCGCTTCCGCGGGCCAGGGATGAAATGCGCCGGGAACGGCGGCCTGGACGACGTCGCCGGGGTCGAGGAAATTGCCGCGGTTGTGGAGGTGCGTCGTGCGGCGTCGGTCCTCCGGCAGTTCTTTCATGACCGGCGTCTGCGGGACGGGAATCGCCTCCAGTTGCTGTTTGGCGTCGGCAATCTGCTTCCGCTGGTCGGCGGTGATTGGCGAAATCCCGGCGTAGTAGCTGAGCAGCTCCCGGACCTGCCCCGCCGAACGCTCGCCGACGGGGAGACGGACGATCGTGCGAATCGTTTCCGGGACATCGTCGTTCAGCCCCGGAGCGGGGTCTGACGTCGTCCCGAGTCGGAAGCGGCCGATGCTGAAACCGGGATAGCTGAATTCGAACTTGTGGTCGAGCCGGATGACGAGTCGACTGCCGGCCGGGACGGGGACTCTCGACTCCAGTCGAAAGACCGCTCGATGCGCCTGCGTCTGCTGCGGCGAGACCGCCCATCCGTGCTTCTTCGGATCGGGATTCTTCAGCACGTGCTCCACCGGGTAATTCTGCTGTGCAAAGTCCGCCTCGGCGCCGGCGAATTTCAGCTCCGAGGCGGTTCCATCCGCGTGATGGAGCGTGGCCGACAGACCGGACAGCACGAAGTTGCCGTCGTTTCGGGAGCGGCCGACGCCGCCGCGAGGCAGCGCAGGATGGGGCCGGACTTCGAGGCGGAGGGCCGTCAGTTCCTGCGGCTGCGGCTCCGCGGTGAGCGTATACGATTCCGTGGCGGGTCCCTCGCCCGCCGCCAGCAGCGAGCCATCGTCCTGCCGGACCAGCTTCACGCCGCTGGCCGCCTGTGTCTCGATGAAGTCGAGGGTCGACCAGCCCGCGCGCCGCCGGACTTCCTCTTCCCACGCCGCTGCAGCGGCTTTCAATTCCTCAGTCGGAGACTGAAATTGCCGCGTCAGCTCGGCAATTCGGACTTTCAATTCGGACTGTTTCTGCTGTTGTTCGACCGTCGGCGTCGGCAAGAGGGGACGGTCGTCGTATTCGTCGTTGTCTTCCGTCTGATTGAGAAAAGCGTAGGCCTGGTAATACTCGCGCTGGGCGATCGGGTCGTACTTGTGGCTGTGACACTTGGCGCAGCCGATCGTCAGCCCCATCCAGACCTGAAAGGTCGTATCCAGCCGGTCCTTCACCGCGGCGACCCGGAACTCTTCGTTGTCGGTTCCCCCTTCGTCGTTGCAGAGCGTGTTGCGATGAAACGCCGTCGCCAGCCGCTGCTCCAGCATTGCATCGGGGAGCAGGTCGCCGGCGATCTGCTCGCGGGTGAACTGGTCGTAAGGCATGTCGGCATTGAAGGCTTCGATGACCCAGTCCCGGTAGCGCCAGATCGTCCGCGTACGGTCCTTTTCGTAGCCCTTGGTATCGGCGTAGCGGGCCAGATCCAGCCAGACGCGCGCCCAGCGCTCGCCGTAGGCCGGGGACTCCAGCAATTCGTCAACCAGCCGCTCGTAGGCGTCCGGGGACTCGTCGGACACAAACGCCCGGACCCGTTCGAGCGACGGCGGCAGACCCGTCAGGTCGAGCGCCACCCGCCGCGCCAGCAGGTGTCTTTCGGCAGCGGGCGAGGGGGAAAGTCCTTCGGCTTCCAGGCGGGCCAGGACGAAGCGATCGATTTCCCCGGCGGGCCACTCCGCCTGTCGAACGACAGGAGGGACGGCTTTGACCGGAGCGACGAACGACCAGTGCTCCTGCCACTTCGCGCCTTCAGCCACCCAGCGCTCCAGAACCCGCTGCTGCTCCGGCGACAGCGACTTATCGGCCGATGCCGGCGGCATGCGGACGTCATCGGCGGTGCTGAGAATCCGGCGGACCAGCTCGCTGGATTCGGGATGTCCGGGAGCGACGATCGATCGGTCGTCGATGCGCGCCAGGAGGCCGTCGCGCCGGTCCAGCCGCAGATTCGCCTCGCGGGCGTGCTCGTCGGGACCGTGGCAGGCGAAGCAGTAGCGGGCAAGGATCGGTTTGACGTCGCGCAGGTAGTCGATGGCGTTCGCCGGTTCCGCGGCGAACGCGGGCGGCAGTCCGGCGACGAGAAGGAGAAGAAGCGGAAGTCGACGACAGAGCAGGGCCGGAACTTTCATGAACGCCGTCGACTCCGAACAGAAAAGTGCTGACAGACCTCCCGGACGACGATTAGTCTACCCGGAGAGCGCTCGGAGACGGTATCCTGTTTTTCGGGAGAGATTCCCGAAACTTCCGCGTCGACGGAGATGGGACTTCGTGCCTGCTGACGCCAAACGACGGGTCGCCGTGCTGATCGAATCGTCGCGAGCCTACGGTCGCGCGCTGATCGAGGGGATCGGACGCTATGCGCGGCAGCAGGCGCAGTGGACGATCGACTTCGAGCCGCGGGGGCTGGAAGAGGGGCCGCCCCGCTGGCTGAGGAAATGGCGCGGCGACGGGATTCTCGTCCGGGTCGATCATCCCGCGATGGCGAAGGCGGTCATGGCGCTCGGGGTGCCGGTCATCGACCTGCGCGGCAACCTGTCGGTGGACGGCCTGCCGCTGATCATTGTCGACAACACGGCCATCGGGCGGCTGGCGTACGAGCACCTCGCCGATCAGGGGCTGAAGGAGTTCGCGTTCTGCGGCGTGCCGTCGGCGCTGAAGCTGTTCAGCGCCGAACGGGGCGAAGCGTTCCTGGCCGTCGCGGAGTCGCACGGTCGTCCCTGCCGGATCTTTGAGCCGCGGCCGCGCACGACCGATCGGGAGCAGGACCATGCTCAACTGGCGGCGTGGCTGGCGGAACTGCCGAAGCCGGTCGGCATTCTGGCGTGTTTCGACGATCGGGCCTTCGAGCTGCTGGAGCTCTGCCGGAAGCTGCAGCTCCGCGTCCCCGAAGACGTGGCGGTGGTCGGCGTCGACAACGATCCGGTCCTGTGCCAGATGGCCGATCCGCCGTTGAGCAGCATCGACCCGGACGGAAATCGCGTCGGGTACGAAGCGGCGTTGCGGCTGGATCGCTGGATGCAGGGGGATCCTCCGCCGCAGGAACGCCTGGTCATTCCGCCGCGGGGTCTGATTCCGCGGCGGTCGTCGGATGCGCTGGCGATCGACGAGCCCGATATCGCCGAAGCGATTCGCTATGTCCGAGCCCACGCCTGCGAGGGGATGCTGGTCGAGGAGATTCTGCAGCACCTGCCGATCTCCCGCAGCATGCTGGAGCGGTCCTTCAAAAAGTATCTGGGCCGGACGCCGAAGGCGGAGATTCTGCGGCTGCAGATTCTGCGTGCACGGGAATTGCTGGCCGACCGGTCGCTGTCGTTGCGGGACATCGCCCGGCTGACCGGCTTTCGGTCGGAGAAGTATTTCAACGATGCCTTTCACCGCCAGACCGGCGAACGGCCGGGGGCGTTCCGCCGCGGATTGCGCTGACGCAGGGCAGGCCACCAGCCAGCCGGATTGTGGCCTGGCGAACGCGTGCGCCGATTTGCAGGTCTGCGCCTCGGGTGGCCGGCGGCTGGAGCGTCTTCGCGAAGCCCCGGTCTGAAGCCTGCTTTCTCTTTCTTTCCGGCAGTTCGAATTCAAAAGACGGCCGGGCGCGCCCGGCCCTACCGCACCGCCCGTTTCGCGAGCTCCACCGCCTCAGCACACAGGCTCCGGGCCAGCGTCCCGTCGGGGGCTTCGGCGATGACGCGGATGATCGGCTCGGTGTTGCTCGCGCGGACCTGCACCCACCGATCGGGCCAGTCGAGCCGCAGGCCGTCGCCTTCGGAAACCGTCGCGTCGGCATAGGCCTGTTTGAGGGCCGCGCAGGCCGCTGCGACCCGTTCGCGGGGGCAGTGGAGCTTATCCTTGATGATCGTGTACTGCGGAAGTTCGTCGACCCAGTCGGAGAGCGCCGTCCGCCGGCCGGCGAGTCCGTCGAGGACGTAGGCCATCGAGACGAAGCTGTCGCGGACGAAGCCGACCTGCGGCTCGATGACGCCGCCGTTCCCTTCTCCGCCGATCACGGCGGCGACCTCGCGCATCTTGCTGACGACGTTGGCTTCGCCGACGTGGGAGCGGTGAAATGCGCAGCCGTATTTGGCGGCAAGATCCGCGGTCACGCGGCTCGTGGAGCCGTTGACGACGACGGGGCCGGGCGTGCGGGCGAGGATCAGGTCGACGCAGAGCGCCAGCGTCAGCTCCTCGCCGATGTAGCGACCGGTATTGTCGACGATCGCCAGCCGGTCGGCGTCCGGGTCTTGGGCGAAGCCGACGTCGGCGCCGTTGTGGCGGACGGCGTCCATCAGCGTCGAGAGATTGTCCGCCAAGGGCTCGGCGGGATGGGCGAATTGACCGTCGGGGCTCCCTCCCATGACGACGACGTCGCAGCCGAGCGTTTCCAGCAGCCGCGGACCGAAGACGGCGCCCGAGCCGTGATTGCAGTCCAGGACGACTTTGAACCGCCGTTGGCGGATGCGTTCGCCGTCCACCAGCCGCAGCACCTTGTCGAGATGAACTGCCGAGGGATGGGGCAACAGCTCGACCGAGCCGAGGCCGTCCCACGGGCGGTAGGACGGGGGCTGTTCGAGTTGAGCGAGGAGCTGCTGCCCCAGCGCCTGGTCGAAGACGCCGCCGAGGGGTGAGAAGGGCTTGAGGCCGTTCCATTCGATGGGATTGTGGCTGGCGGTGAGCTGAAGTCCGCCGGCGGCGCCGAGGTGCTGGACCATCACGCCGCACGTCGGCGTGCTGGCGATGCCCAGGTCCAGCACGCGACAGCCCGTTCCCAGCAGGCCGGCGAGGACGGCGTGCCGCAGCATTTCACCGGTGCCGCGGCCATCGCGCGACAGGATCACCGTCCCTCCTTGATACATCGTTCCCAGGGAGGCGGCGAAATGCGTGACGTATTCGGGATCGAGGCCGTCGCCGACGAGGCCCCGCAGACCGGAGATGCTGAGAATGCGTTGTGACATGATCTGCCCTGTCTGAGTGACGGCGTTCAACGCCAGAAGTTTACCACGAATGACACAAATGGACTCGAATGAAGACGGAGAGAGGGAACCACGGAGGACGCGGAAATCACGGAAGAAAACATTGCAACGAGGAACGACGAGGAGCGGCTCGCGACTTCTCGCCCGTAGTTCGCGGTGAAACAGGGCCGGAGTGAGGACCATCCTCGGAGTTCGCAAGGGGTGGCCGGCGGCTGGAGCGTCTTCGCGAAGCCCCGGCCTGCTTGCTCAGCCCGCTCGCTGAGCCGAATTTCCGGACAAGGTGAGCGACGGGGTCATACTTCCGCAGCTTCGCGTCCCAGCCGCCAGTCTTCGGCGGCACGGTGGCAGGCGATCAGTCGCAGACGGACGACCGTCAGCAGGCCCTCGTCGTCGCGACCGTAACTTTCAATCGTCTCGGCGGAGATCGGCTCCCCGTAGATCACGCGGACCCGGCGTGGCCAGAGCATGAAACTGCCGCGTGGCAGTGCTTCAAATGCGCCGGAGATGCCGATGGGATAGACCGGTTGCTTCGAGCGCCGCATCAAGGCCAGGAAGCCGGGTTTCAGTTCGCCGACGCATCCGTCGGTCGTGCGGGTTCCCTCGGGAAAAATGCCGACCAGGAAGCCCTGCTTCAGTCGCCGGATCGACTCCCTCAGACTGGCGGTGCTGGCGGCTTCGCGATTGATCGGAATTGCATACATGTTGTTCAGCACCCAGCCCAGCACCGGAACTCTGAACAAACTGTCGCGGGCCACGAAGCTGATCGGTCGCCGGAGAGGCAGCCCGACCAGCACGGGATCGAGGAAACTCTGGTGGTTGACGACCATCAGCCCGCCGCCGGACGGGGGAATATTTTCCATCCCGCGGGCGCGATACCCCAGCCAGAAGCACAACACGTTCTGCAGAATGACCTGCAGCGTCCGCCAGAGGAGATTCCGCTCCAGCGGGTCGGGCAGGTCATCCGGTTCGTCGGAGTTGTCGCGGGTCATGTCGCCTCCGGCGTCCGGCGGATGACGCGATGAAAGTGGAGCTCGACATCACGGTCGATCACCCGGCGGACTCCTTCGACCAGGCAGTTGGGTTCGTTGTCAGTCTCGCCGCGGCGTTTGATGACTTCCAGCGGAGTTCCCGGCAGCACGGTGAACGTGCTCTGGTGAATGATCTGATTGCCGGCGTCCAGCTCCGGAATAATAAAGTGAGCCGTCGCGCCGTAAGTCAGCATCCGATGCTCGAAGGCGTCTTCGTACGGGCGGAAACCGGGGAACGGAGGGAGCAGCCCGTGATGCAGATTGATGATCCGGCCCGCGAACCGCCAGCAGGTGCCGGCGGGAAGGACGCGCATGTAGCGGGCGAGGATGATGTAATCGACTTCGTACTCGTCGAAGAGCTGGATCATCAGTTCGTTGTCGGGTTCGCCCCGTTCGTCGCCGACGTTGTGCCAGGGGACGCCGAACTGCTCGGCGACTCCCCGGCAGGAGTTACGATTGCCGATCATCACGGCGGGGGTCGCCCGCATGCGACCGTCGCGGATTGAACGGAGCAGCGCCAGAGACGTTTCCGGGCGAAAGGTTGTGCAGATCGCCAGGCGCGGCGGCGTGGTCCGTTCGTCGCGGGACCAGGTGCGGATCGAAAGGTTCTTCTCCAGACCGATGGCGAGCATCGCGTCGCGCAGCGTATCGACGGAGGAAACTTCCTCGGGCCAGTCGATCCGCAGAAACATGGAAAACAGCTTCGAATCGTGATCGAACATCTGGATTTCGAAGATGTTCGCCCCGGCGGTCGCCACGTAGTGGACGATCGGATCGGCCAGTCCTCGATTGTCGGGACCGACGGCGGTGATGACGACCTGCATGGTCGGACGGCTTTCGGAGAA harbors:
- a CDS encoding DUF1501 domain-containing protein, with amino-acid sequence MLPLSHEIARAATRRHFFQNCGVGLGAMALGSLLAGERPAAAADDANPLRPRQPPLPARAKHVIYLHMAGSPSQLDLFDHKPALKKYDGQPCPKEYLEGKRFAFIRGVPNMLASPFSFQKHGQAGIELSELWKHLPEVIDDVAVVKSLNTEQFNHAPAQLLLHTGTSLLGGASMGAWSTYGLGSENENLPGFVVLTSGGKTPDAGKSVWGSGFLPSVYQGVQCRSPGDPVLFLSNPAGLDRAGRRETLDALAQLNQFQAESFGDAETVTRIAQYELAFRMQMAVPEVMDISREPQHILDLYGAVPGFVPESDAAADPRVAYKGGDAAFANNCLLARRLVEAGVRFVQLYDWGWDHHGVSPGEDITNTLPIKIQQIDRALTGLIKDLKQRGLLDETLIVWGGEFGRTPMAQNSPKQPFVGRDHHPYAFTMLMAGGGVRGGQTYGQTDDIGYYITENPMTVRDLQAVILGQLGLDPWKLTYPWQGLDQRLIGVEGIAKAPPELVG
- a CDS encoding CTP synthase; the encoded protein is MTKHIFVTGGVVSSLGKGLTSASIGAILERRGLRVRMQKLDPYINVDPGTMSPYQHGEVYVLDDGAETDLDLGHYERFTNSPLSRDSNYTSGRIYLKVIEKERQGKYLGGTVQVVPHITDEIKASVRKLAGPDVDVVITELGGTVGDIEGLPFLEAIRQIPLDIGRENCLFVHLTLVPYLKAARELKTKPTQHSVQQLREIGIQPDVLIVRTERPLGRENAEKIALFCNVEKKAVIEEMDKEFSIYEVPVGLVEHGLDQLIVDRLGLQTRPGNMDDWEDLVHRIKNPQHEVTVAVVGKYIEHRDAYKSIYEALDHAGIAHSTRVVVKRIEAEDLERQDPATALAGVDGILVPGGFGMRGVEGKIRACQFARTQKIPYFGICLGMQIAVIEVARNLLGLPDANSTEFAADTGNPVICLLEEQKSVTTKGGTMRLGAQPCVLAEGSLAARCYGVPEVSERHRHRYEFNPDYRDQFTNAGLAQSGKSPDGKLVEVVEIPAHPWFVAVQFHPEFKSKPMQAHPLFHGFIGAALARHQERASNAT
- a CDS encoding XylR family transcriptional regulator; this encodes MPADAKRRVAVLIESSRAYGRALIEGIGRYARQQAQWTIDFEPRGLEEGPPRWLRKWRGDGILVRVDHPAMAKAVMALGVPVIDLRGNLSVDGLPLIIVDNTAIGRLAYEHLADQGLKEFAFCGVPSALKLFSAERGEAFLAVAESHGRPCRIFEPRPRTTDREQDHAQLAAWLAELPKPVGILACFDDRAFELLELCRKLQLRVPEDVAVVGVDNDPVLCQMADPPLSSIDPDGNRVGYEAALRLDRWMQGDPPPQERLVIPPRGLIPRRSSDALAIDEPDIAEAIRYVRAHACEGMLVEEILQHLPISRSMLERSFKKYLGRTPKAEILRLQILRARELLADRSLSLRDIARLTGFRSEKYFNDAFHRQTGERPGAFRRGLR
- a CDS encoding tRNA modification GTPase, whose product is MDLHLDDTIAALASAPGGAARGILRISGAGTAAALRMLSPDFAASPLASARRAESAPLDIHAPSIRTPIPGRVYWWPTKRSYTGEPLAELHLPGSTPLLEAVLGDLLQSSTGVRGARPGEFTLRAFLAGRMDLLQAEAVLGVIDAHDHRELQTALSQLGGGLSGQLGKLRHDLIELLADLEAGLDFIEEDIEFVSRAELTARVAVARHVVESLCEQAADRLQSRWRPRIVLAGLPNAGKSTLFNHLCGTDAAIVSAVEGTTRDFLIRPVSWQGLDFDLIDTAGWEATLEGIAAAAQWQRADQTNRADLLLWCTAADLDNDQRDAEEQLWLALADGSIPAIRLLTKADLAKSPPGVPEALPVSIHNEAGLAELAAKMTQKLTSSAARGPQWLGMTAARCRETLSATAAALARAEDVASQPTAGDELLAVELRDALDGLGQILGVVYSDDLLGRIFSKFCIGK
- a CDS encoding PSD1 and planctomycete cytochrome C domain-containing protein — its product is MKVPALLCRRLPLLLLLVAGLPPAFAAEPANAIDYLRDVKPILARYCFACHGPDEHAREANLRLDRRDGLLARIDDRSIVAPGHPESSELVRRILSTADDVRMPPASADKSLSPEQQRVLERWVAEGAKWQEHWSFVAPVKAVPPVVRQAEWPAGEIDRFVLARLEAEGLSPSPAAERHLLARRVALDLTGLPPSLERVRAFVSDESPDAYERLVDELLESPAYGERWARVWLDLARYADTKGYEKDRTRTIWRYRDWVIEAFNADMPYDQFTREQIAGDLLPDAMLEQRLATAFHRNTLCNDEGGTDNEEFRVAAVKDRLDTTFQVWMGLTIGCAKCHSHKYDPIAQREYYQAYAFLNQTEDNDEYDDRPLLPTPTVEQQQKQSELKVRIAELTRQFQSPTEELKAAAAAWEEEVRRRAGWSTLDFIETQAASGVKLVRQDDGSLLAAGEGPATESYTLTAEPQPQELTALRLEVRPHPALPRGGVGRSRNDGNFVLSGLSATLHHADGTASELKFAGAEADFAQQNYPVEHVLKNPDPKKHGWAVSPQQTQAHRAVFRLESRVPVPAGSRLVIRLDHKFEFSYPGFSIGRFRLGTTSDPAPGLNDDVPETIRTIVRLPVGERSAGQVRELLSYYAGISPITADQRKQIADAKQQLEAIPVPQTPVMKELPEDRRRTTHLHNRGNFLDPGDVVQAAVPGAFHPWPAEAPLNRLGLAQWLTDRQNPLTARVAVNRVWAQLFGTGLVETQEDFGSQGLPPSHPELLDWLAVDFMDRGWSFKKLCKTIVMSRTYQQSSTVSAELRERDRFNHLLARGPRFRLEAEMIRDTTLAATGLLSSKRLGPSVMPYQPEGIWKSTYSTDKWETSPGEDRHRRGLYTFIKRTSPYPAMTTFDAPSRELCTVRRISTNTPLQALVTLNDQVYIEAAQHLARRMIAEGGETLETRVAFALERTLLRPAQPREMRVLAELYQKRLQHYRTAPEEAGKFATDPLGPAPAGADVAELAALTAVCNVILNLDEFLTRS
- the glmM gene encoding phosphoglucosamine mutase, with translation MSQRILSISGLRGLVGDGLDPEYVTHFAASLGTMYQGGTVILSRDGRGTGEMLRHAVLAGLLGTGCRVLDLGIASTPTCGVMVQHLGAAGGLQLTASHNPIEWNGLKPFSPLGGVFDQALGQQLLAQLEQPPSYRPWDGLGSVELLPHPSAVHLDKVLRLVDGERIRQRRFKVVLDCNHGSGAVFGPRLLETLGCDVVVMGGSPDGQFAHPAEPLADNLSTLMDAVRHNGADVGFAQDPDADRLAIVDNTGRYIGEELTLALCVDLILARTPGPVVVNGSTSRVTADLAAKYGCAFHRSHVGEANVVSKMREVAAVIGGEGNGGVIEPQVGFVRDSFVSMAYVLDGLAGRRTALSDWVDELPQYTIIKDKLHCPRERVAAACAALKQAYADATVSEGDGLRLDWPDRWVQVRASNTEPIIRVIAEAPDGTLARSLCAEAVELAKRAVR